A single genomic interval of Tsukamurella paurometabola harbors:
- a CDS encoding DUF6262 family protein: protein MTANEASLTALADSAASRSEESRRSIEKALKQMRRDGEAISVAAVARRAGLARATVYRHEKLLEKIHRQRRTARAPDRPAGGSAVAGPPQGAADPDAGVIAGMHLRLRHKDAKIAELTRRIKQLESTIARLHGEIDDLSPD from the coding sequence ATGACGGCCAACGAAGCCTCGCTCACCGCGCTGGCCGACAGTGCCGCATCCCGATCCGAGGAGTCCAGGCGCAGCATCGAGAAGGCGCTCAAGCAGATGCGCCGCGACGGTGAGGCCATCAGCGTCGCGGCCGTCGCCCGCCGGGCCGGTCTGGCCCGCGCCACCGTCTACCGGCACGAGAAGCTGCTCGAGAAGATCCACCGCCAACGCCGGACCGCCAGAGCGCCCGATCGTCCCGCCGGCGGCTCAGCTGTGGCCGGGCCGCCGCAGGGAGCGGCCGATCCTGACGCCGGGGTCATCGCGGGAATGCATCTGCGGCTACGCCACAAGGACGCCAAGATCGCCGAGCTCACCCGGCGGATCAAGCAGCTCGAGAGCACCATCGCCCGGCTGCACGGGGAGATCGACGACCTCTCACCGGACTGA